CTGCACCAGCACGCGTGGTTCCGGCGCAAGCGCGCGCTCAAGACCGCCCGCCGCAAGCGCCGCTGACGGTTCCCTTCTCCGCCGCCATCTTCCTCCGTGTTCCTCTGTCCCCTCTGTGGTAAAACCATCCTGCATGGCTGAAAAGAAGAGAATCGGCATCCTGCTCTCCGGCCGCGGGACAAACTTCGAGGCCATCGCGGATTCGGTGGCCGCCGGACGCATTTCGAACGCCGAGATCGCCATCGTGATCTCGAACCGCGCCGAGGCTTTGGGGCTCGAGTCGGCGCGGCGCCGTGGCCTGGAAACGCGCGTCCTCCCCTCCAAGGGCAAGGAGCGCCAGGCACACGACGCCGAAGTCGTCGCCGCACTCAAGGAAAAGCGCGTGGACCTGGTCTGCCTGGCCGGCTACATGCGCCTGCTCTCTCCCTGGTTCGTGCAGCAGTTTCCGCAGAGGATCCTGAACATCCATCCCGCGCTGCTGCCCGCCTTCGCCGGACTGGAGGCGCAGAAGCAGGCCTTCGACCACGGGGTAAAGGTCTCCGGCTGTACCGTGCACTTTGTGGACGAGCAGCTCGACCACGGCGCTATCGTGGTGCAGAAGACCGTCCCTGTGCTCG
This genomic window from Terriglobales bacterium contains:
- the purN gene encoding phosphoribosylglycinamide formyltransferase, giving the protein MAEKKRIGILLSGRGTNFEAIADSVAAGRISNAEIAIVISNRAEALGLESARRRGLETRVLPSKGKERQAHDAEVVAALKEKRVDLVCLAGYMRLLSPWFVQQFPQRILNIHPALLPAFAGLEAQKQAFDHGVKVSGCTVHFVDEQLDHGAIVVQKTVPVLDSDDEHTLAARILEQEHIAYTEAINLVLGEKCTVAGRRVVVQA